DNA sequence from the Vicia villosa cultivar HV-30 ecotype Madison, WI linkage group LG3, Vvil1.0, whole genome shotgun sequence genome:
taatataataatttagtaaaaaggattataaaatcaccctccctcttttactaattactcatatggcccaaaagccataaaccattatttatttattattttcacaaaatccccaataattctaattattaattcaatattccaattaaattaatattaaaattatacgggtgttacattcaacataccaagcttaactccTGAAAAAGTCtcctcacaaaccaaactcatatctccAAACTATTCAAGCAACTCCAACTCCCGCACCATCAATATCGACATATGCAAGGAGTTCCTACTCACTGCATCGGCCACAACATTCGCTTTACCAGGATTGTAATTCAATCCAAAATTATattccttcaagaattccaactaTATCTTTTGCCTCATATTTAACTCTTTCTGattaaacaaatacttcaaacccttgtgatcactgaatacatcaaatctcgatccaaacaaaCAATGCCTCCAaggtttcaacacaaacacaacagcaaccaactctaagtcatgcgtcggataattcttctcatgaactttaaTTTGCCttaaagcataagctaccacttttCGATTATGCATCAACACACCTCCTTAAACCATTAAAGAAGCTTCATAATACAATACAAACGGATCTGATAGATCTggtaaaatcaaaataggagcggtCGTCAACCTTCTCTTGAGCTCTTGAAATCCAGCTTCACACTGTGAAGTCCAAATAAAAgtttgacccttcctagtcaaccaCGTCAACGACAAAGATAACttggaaaatccttcaatgaaattCCGATAATAACCTGCTAAACCAAGAAAACTTATAATCTCAGCAACAGATCTCAGAGATTCCCATTGATATACAACCTCAATCTTAGacggatcaacaacaataccGCCACTTGATATCACAtaaccaagaaaactcacttttttcaatcaaaattcacACATAGAAAGTTTCACATACAACTACTTCTCTTTCAACACAAACAACACAATcatcaaatgctcagcatgatcctCTTCTCTCTTGGgatagatcaaaatatcatcaataaacatAATAACAAGCTTATCCAAATactgatgaaaaatcctattcatgtattccataaacacaccaggtgcattagtcacaccgaATGGCATCACATAATATTCATAGTGACCATACCTCGTCGCAAAAGCAGTTTTCTCAATATCCTCATCCTTCACACGAATCTAATGATACCTAAACCTTTAAATCCcaaaatccctaccaaaaatactcaacagataattcaaacaaacaaatgaagtagtcactgaacccatAGCAGGAGTattaataaccatacttccatgcaTATCTGATAACATAGGATTCattctcttagcacaatccaaagaaatgaaagaatgtgtagcaccggtatcaataatagcaatgaAAGGTATACCATTAATGAAGCACATACCTCGGATTAGCTTATCCTCAACAGTAGTCTCCGAATCAGATAACGCAAACACCTTCCCTTTCACTTGCTCCTTCTTCGGCttgtcacacttggtactaatgtTCCCTTTCTCACCATAGTTGTGTTAAGTCACATTCGAAACTTCTCCTCTACACTCATTATCCTTGTGACCagtcttgccacacttgaaacattttaGATTGGCATTCATGCACTTAGAAACACAATGACCTTCAACACCATACATGTAGCATTTAATCAAAGTAcgagctcctcccccacttgactTCTTGCCATTACCAGCTTTCTGTTTCCCCTTGTCACCATAAGGCTTCCCTCGAAATTGACCTTTTTCTTTCTTATCATTCAAGGACTTATAGTGAGCAAAACTCTCCCTACTATCCATATCATAAATCCtactcttgttaaccaactccgTAAAACGCgtaatctgttggtaaccaattgccttcttgatatcaggtcTCAAACCTTTCATAAACTTCAGACACTTAGATCTCttagcattcatagtattgtaatGAGGATAATACTTAATCAACTCTTGGAATATTGCAACATACTCAAACACATTTCCCTTACCTTGCTTCAGCTCAAGAAATTCCACCTCTTTCTTTCCATACACATCTTCTAGAAAATAGTTCTCTtgaaatgcatcacggaaaataGCCCAAGAAACCtcaataccttcctcatcaaaccTCTAAATAATATTACCCCACCAATCCTCAACTTCCTTCTTAAGCATGTGAATACCAAACCGCACCTTCTGCGCATCTGTACAATTTATAACTCAAAAAGATCTTCTCAATCGCTTTCAGCCATGCATGCTTGTGCCTTGTCAGGTTCATGCTCTACTTCAAAGATAGGTGGATTGTTCCTTCAAAAATTCCCCAAACCATATAACTCATCCTCCTCTCTATTACTAGCATTAGCATTAGGAACCTGTCTAATAGCGTCAGCTTACATCATCAATGCCTCAGCAATCGCATCGTCATTCCTTCCTGCAACCATCGTCTAAACAACTAAACAACCAACAAGCCAGATCAGACAAACAACACCGATTGTGTCACAAAcataaatcaaatacaaaaggaaCTAAAGTATGTTAATAACCTCGACCAACAAATCGatcgtgctctgataccactaatgtaacaccctctaatccaacaaaaaatatattgcataaatcagagtaaagcatgcatatcaaagagggcatcacatgtatttcaaaaatataacaaaacaaaGCGACTTAAAACCTCTGGTCATGATCATAACACACATTTAATTATCATGTTTCATATTCACATCACAGGGGAAATTTGAAAATGATACCAATACCAATATCTCAATATACAATCTCATGCCTACAAGCATTAGGCACTAAGGCCACCGTCTCATAAATCCAACATGTTCCAAAAATAACAAGAGAGTAATACAATATCTCTCAAACATAAACATCATATCAAACGTACAACCCCAAGTGTTACATAACCAGAGCATGAAACTAATCTCTACCTAAGCAAATGATAAAACGGGATAAAAGCTGCTCGGCTAAACCCTCGAAAGAAACGACACCTTAACTACTCAGAGCATGATACCAATAACAATATCTCAATATACAATCTCATGCCTACAAGCATTAGGCACTAAGGCCACCGTCTCATAAATCCAacatgttcaaaaataaaaagagagtAACACAATATCTCTTAAACATAAACATCATATCAAACGTACAACCCCAAGTGTTACATAACCAGAGCATGAGACTAATCTCTACCTAAGAAAATGATAAAATGGGATAAAAGATCCTCGACTAAATCCTCGAAAGAAATGACACCTTTACTACTCAGTACGTGAGTGATGTCGTACAAAACATCATttcaacagaagggtgagaattcatatcattatggaaatatataataataagcaaTGTGTATCACATACAACAAGTGAATTCTATACACTTCAAGTATACGTGTATTCAACACGTTATAAAATACATATTATACAATTACAAATACAACATGGCTCAAATAATTCAAGATATTAAGTAATGCAATCACAAGTATCAATCAAGTGCCCAATCACACAATTAGAACATAAACCCACCAAATGAAATTTACATCGACACATGTGACTCCAATGCAACTAAATGAAAATGCATGTGATACTAATCGTGAACATTAGGTTCACCTTGTTCCAGATCCACACCATAGGATTAGAACCATCAATTATCATATAGTTCTTGTTACAGATCCCCACCATAGGACTAGAACCACCAATTGGGCATTAGCCTACCATGAATGCATGGTCAAAAAac
Encoded proteins:
- the LOC131658891 gene encoding uncharacterized protein LOC131658891, whose product is MVAGRNDDAIAERFDEEGIEVSWAIFRDAFQENYFLEDVYGKKEVEFLELKQGKGNVFEYVAIFQELIKYYPHYNTMNAKRSKCLKFMKGLRPDIKKAIGYQQITRFTELVNKSRIYDMDSRESFAHYKSLNDKKEKGQFRGKPYGDKGKQKAGNGKKSSGGGARTLIKCYMYGVEGNISTKCDKPKKEQVKGKVFALSDSETTVEDKLIRDMHGSMVINTPAMGSVTTSFDEDIEKTAFATRYGHYEYYVMPFGVTNAPVSFLGYVISSGGIVVDPSKIEVVYQWESLRSVAEIISFLGLAGYYRNFIEGFSKLSLSLTWLTRKGQTFIWTSQCEAGFQELKRRLTTAPILILPDLSDPFVLYYEASLMV